Genomic segment of Candidatus Zixiibacteriota bacterium:
GCACCTCGAACTCGAGGCCAGGGAATTTGACTCCGACGCCGAAGCTTGGCAGGATCTGATCAGTCATATCGACCTGCAGATTCCAATTATAGTCCAAGTCGATCTCTTTTATCTACCCTACTTCGACTCGGCCACCCACTTCGCCGGCCACCGTGTGATCCCGGTCGGCTACGACGATGAGCACGTCTTCCTCGCCGACACCGGCTACCTGCGCATCCAGAAGTGTCCGCTGGAGAGGTTTCACGAGGCGCGCCGTAGCGAGTACCCCCCCTTTGCCCACCGCCGCCGGCGCTGGCGCATCGAACGCTTCCGCGAGCGGCCGTTCGTCGACGAGATGATCACCAAGGCGCTCTATAATCTCTACCAGAAGTTCGAAAACCACGCGCCCGGTTACAACCTGCTGCAGATTTTCGATCTGCGCGATCACCTCGACGACTACAAGAACCCGACACTGTTGTACCAGCAAATCGAAAAAGCGGGCACCGGCGGCGGGCTCTCGCGCAAGATGTTCGCCGAGTTTCTCGATCAGGCCGGACAAATCTATGCGCGCCCGATTTACGAGTTGTCGGCCGGGCTCTACGA
This window contains:
- a CDS encoding DUF4872 domain-containing protein, which codes for MPTRKQIENFVHLPGANCITTALRNILNYYGFRYPEPRIFGIAEGLGFHFRRIAGQDNPHLGGSGTGMVDSFCRNLHLELEAREFDSDAEAWQDLISHIDLQIPIIVQVDLFYLPYFDSATHFAGHRVIPVGYDDEHVFLADTGYLRIQKCPLERFHEARRSEYPPFAHRRRRWRIERFRERPFVDEMITKALYNLYQKFENHAPGYNLLQIFDLRDHLDDYKNPTLLYQQIEKAGTGGGLSRKMFAEFLDQAGQIYARPIYELSAGLY